Within Porites lutea chromosome 2, jaPorLute2.1, whole genome shotgun sequence, the genomic segment gtgggccggctgcaacgcgaCATATTTGGAGACCATCCCGATAGTTTTTAATCGCCTTCATTAAAAGTGATTATCGTCATAAAATTTTCATCACTGACTGATCTTGGATTAAAGTTtgtaaaatgtagttttaattaaaattgcTCTTACCAtgaacagggtatacaatttcaacATTAAACGTCTTGAACAGGATGTCCTTTTGAAACGGAAACCTTTAGAAGCGTGTAAAAGTTGTCTACATCTACGGTAGCAACATTTCCTCCAAAAATCCAATTCCATGATCGCAGTCGAACTAAGAACATTGGTCCTTTTCCCACCCAATCGCAGGCATTTAAAGCAAAGTATCcgcaaaaaataggaaaaaacaaTGTTTCTGTCTCTAGTATTTGTCCGCTTTTAAAGTGTCAGCAGCCTCTAATATGTGGAGTACGGTGACTGGTCGACGAAGCACTCCTTGTGACGTCTTTTCAAGAGCGGAACGGAGCAGCCCATCTCTTCCTTTGAATATTTCTTTTATCTGTCTcctgtcgtagtcgtgcagaaGACTTCAACGAAATGTACTGAAAAGCGTGTTGCAAGTGCAGAGCTATTGTTTTGCTCATacgttgtcgttgtcgtcgttgctGAAGAGCACCAGAAGAGGACGACGAAGGCGAcgtacttttaaaatattttgaaattgaacgggtttttctttttcagcaaGAGATGGCCTGACTCGAGCTATCGGAGGTGGCTTAGTACTTCTctaactcattaataattcctaaagagaaaacaatgaaaatcatAACCTTGACGGTCGTTTGGATATCGGATACTAATTACCATAATATTTTGCGAACTTTATCTTTGAATTTCTCCAAGAATTATTGTTCATTTATGAAGCTATATCAAAAACGCTACTTAATGTTTCATCCGATATCCAGACACCGCGAAGTCGGTCTTAAAAAACTGGGCCGTGCCTCGTTTTTTAACCCACTTCTCGGTGTCTGAATGTCGGAACACTGTGTGTCGTTTTGGATATATTACTTATAACTCCCTTTACACTGGAGTGCCTACTTACTTTTGACAGTGGACAGCAAGTTATATTTATCTTAAAAGAACACTCTCGACTAAAAATAGATTGCgcgcagtctctctttttcttcagatttagtaaggggagtgcacgcaCGCGCGAGtgttgagcggcgaagccgcgagacgcgagaaacTAGGGCagcagcccgagaagaaaaaagagagactgctcgcctCAAAACGCAAAATACGATTGGCTGATGCGTGAAGCGTTGACAACAAACTGTCAACAATCGGTTTCAACAAATTTTGCTCTGAAAAGCTTAAACTGGAGAACATTTCTGTCATATTTTCTAGTTTCCTTGActactttttcttttgcatcCCTCTCGCAGGAATAACGGGAAAGGACAACATTACATTAAGTAACGTCACTACCAACCCGTCACCACCAACAAGATCATACAACAAGATTGTATCGTTAGAAAAAGAGGTTTGTATGACACCATATATTCTATTTCGTCGGGCATCTAACATTATGTGTGGTAATACCATTGATAAAAGGTGACGTTCCTTGTTTCCTGGCCCTCTTAGCTTGAATCAAAATTCAAACGAGCAGCAGTAATACGCATATGctaataaaatacatttaatgACCTTTATGATAAACTTAACGTTTCGCATGCTAGTGCACATACCTTTTCAAAAGTAACAGTGTACAAGAATGGGAACGGagatagtaataataacacaCGCAGGGGTCTGACAACTGCCTACAAGTAATTGTTCCAATCATAGAATAGACGTTTTTCGCTCTCTGTGCGGTAAGCGCAGGTTTTATTACTGGCATTTATCCGTTAAATAGACGTGGCGTTTGCCACAAAACTCAAGACCTCGAGTGCATAAAATAGGACTGATTTGAAATAGATGACGATTGTCCAATCCTTTTACCAACAAAGTTTATCTCCAAGCCAAAGGAAACCAACTTGTTGCCTGTGTCCTGTTTCTTCTTCCCTTGCAACGTGCCAAACCCAAGCGATCCAAACaggcgtgatcagattacgttctacgcattccattcattcttagtggaagttcAAACAAATAGGGATATGCTGTAAGTCTATGCTTTAAATCtatgctggctacatacgtgCCGCACGCACGTAATAGcaacctggccccagttgttcaaacgttggatagcgctatccagcggataaatcactatccagcggatagcgtaattgatttccgtaatacttatcggctggatagtgatttatccggtggatagcgctatccaacgtttgaacaaccggggcctggagATAAGGGTGATTGGGGGCTCCACTGGTCGCCCGCAGTAACGGCGTCAATAATGAAGCAGTATCGCTTGTTGTGGCACTGTTTTtcaagatagatagatagataatctttatttatccacggtaCAAAATTCGTCAGCTTTAAAAATGCCTAAtactaatataataaaaatatttaaataaaagagCTGCTTTCCATTCGGTTTTAGTCATATTTAGAGTAAGTTTGTTTGCTCTCAGCCAGTTGTGAACATTTTCTAAATCTTGATTTAGATGCAACTGAATATTGTCTGCATTATCACCTGCGTATGTAAGGtgggtgtcatcagcgtacatcCTCGGCTCACAATTTGAAAGACAGTTTGGAAGATCGTTGATGTATAACAGAAATAGTAAAAGACCTAAAATCGTCCCCTGGGGAACACCACAACTTAATAAACAGCTTTGAGAGAGCGATCCGTTGATGGAGCACATTTGAGTACGATTCTCTAAATATGACTTAAACCATTGGTGCGCGTTACCATATATGCCGTAATtgcttaattttgataaaaggaTCTCATGGTCAACTGTGTCGAAGGCTTTTTTGAGATCTAAAAAAACAACGGCGTTGATTTTACCGCGGTCAATATTTTACGCCCAAGTGTCCGTGGCCTCAAGGAGAGCCGTGACAGTTGAGTGAATAGCGCGAAAGCCTGGTTGATATTTACAGATTATATTGTGCTCTTCTAGGTAGGAATATAATTGATCATAGACGATTCTTTCAAAGACCTTGGCCATAACTGAGATCACCGAAATTGGACGATAATTATTTAAGTCGTCCCGATCGCCTTGTTTAAAAAGTGGGGTGACCTTTGCGCATTTCCAGTCATCCGGAAATATGCCTTGACTTAAGGAGTTTCCGAATGACATCTATACCTTACGAAATCAAAAATTCACAAATTAGACAGTGACTCATCACGATTATTGTGATCAGAACAAAGATATTGAGAAATCACTTCACATcaactgaatttcttttttatgttttttttttttctcgatctaGATTGACGAATTATTGAAAGGGAATTCCTCGGCAAATGTAAGCAGTTTTATCAATAGTCTTGCAAACGCAACTAACCCAGGGAATGAAATCACACTCACTGCAAAAGAATTGTCAGCATCAGTGAAGATGCTAGTTCAACTTGTAAACTACAATTCACTGGTGAACAACAGTGCAGTTAATACGATAACAGACCAGCAAAATATTGTACAAGTAGCAAGTAATCTTCTGGAGGAAGAAAATACCCCCACTTGGTTATATCTGCAAGAGGTATGTGAAGTTAAtttaggcctaggccaaacgtccaACTTTTCAGGAGAAGTTGGTCTGAAtaagtttggatcgtccaacacgttctctCCATCTGCTTCAGGCGGGTAGAACgactgaagatcgtctccgggacaagCGTCGGctttcacatgcgacgaactaaactaataaattaaattggCCTGTATGATAATGTACTTATCTGATTCAATTTATTAGTTCGACgtgtcctaagttcgacgtctgacccaacagacaaTGTTAACTTGCCGttaggccgacccaaattagcgtttggttcgtctcatgaaaagtttgaagtTTGGCCTaaaccaacctcgtccccagggtgcttttccctggctttgtaGGTAGggcgccccacctccaaagccagggaaaagtgCCGTTGGGACGAGGTTGGGCCTAAACTTTAGTTGTTTAAAACAGCAGCTATTTTCTTGCTTGCATCGCAGACGTAGTTTAATTTCGGTCAGTAGACTTCTACTGTAAGTATTAAACATCTGCAAAGCAGCGCGGGTATCCTGGTTCTACGCCGCCAACGGACTCAAAGAATCAAAGGAACATCTAGCCTCCCACGAAGGGGTTTTTAGGGGAGTTcctttttcatccctccccacaaacggagGAAAGAAAAGACGGAAAACGGTAACTCTAAGGTCACCttttagtcgtgtttagtctttcaacactttatttcaaaactgttgattggtcacttaccaggCAAATAAAACggtgggaaaggaatgttgttttcggttgagcaggcgtttgtggggagggatgaaaaacgagctccccttaaaacgcctgcgtgggaggctaaggaACATCAGGATTGGCCAATCAACAATGGGTATTTTAACAGCAGGCCAATCAAGGCGCGTACTTAAATCTTGGTACacaggttggggggggggggcagaacaaggatttcggcgctgtttcgcagaagGACCTAACAAGAATTTAGTTTCGTCTGTAGCGCAGGCTACTATGTTCAAGAAATTGCTCTCACtactttttgtttacaaattcttaGAGCCGCAGTAATGTAACTGACGACCTTTTAAAGGCAATGGACGACTTTGGTTCACAAGTTGGTAGCCAACTGGACACGGGTTTGGAAAACTCAACTTACGTGGTAATCAGCAAGCAGAACATTGTTTTTAGGGTGGATCTCTTAACAACtagaaaaaaggtaaaatgaataaattcatGACCTAGAATTACTTTTAGCCTTCATTTGTAGCATGTTTTATATTTATCAGAGTTCAATCTCTGTCCGTGGAGTAAAATGTTTGATTACTAATTTAAAAAACCTTTCACTCCATTGACCGCGCATTAACAGAGCAACCTCTTAGATAGTGGTTTGTGGCTGATGTCACGGCCGCCAATTAGTTAATAAGAACCAAACTCTTTTTAAGCATTTATGtgcaaaatgataaatgaaTTTCTATTCTCTTAACCTCCCGAACACCGCCCTACTCATATGGCTGTAAGCCATGGCTCTACGGCTGACGTAATGACTCCTAACTAATCAAAACTTCTGAAAATTATTTGAATGACAATCGCATCCACACAACTCCCATTTTCATGCTTCCTCCcttgtaacaaaccagctttagtgttattgctttttaatggtttcgttcatattacttttgtttctttcgttgttttttctcttgagAAGAAGACACCAATTCTAGAttgatatttcaatttttttttcagctcagCATGGACCTCTCCCATTACGGCGCAAAAGTCTTTCTTCCTGGTGAAGTTTTCGCTTCAAATTCAGCAACTCAAGCGTCCACCATTGTCTACAAGACTCTCAACAATATCTTGACACTTGAAAAGGAGGGTGCAAAGAACGAGGAAAAGAATGGAAGGACAAAATTCAAGAGTGGCTCAAGTATTGTTTCTGCCACAATTCTTCCGCGTCCTGTCACCCCGATGAGAAAACCaatcaagtttgttttttatcacaaGAATAAGGCAAGGGACACTTCAACTAGCCAGCGTAGCAAGTGTTTCCGCGAGAGTTCGTCTCTCAGGCCCCGGGCCCTCAGCCAGCttgcgcggaaacgcttgctacaaCATCTACGTTACAATGCAACTAACGTATATACCGTATGCaactaaattattgttttatggaTAAGCTTTTTTGTGCTCCTTTGGACTAATTTTATCAATTCGTAAAGATGGGTTTTTCTCACTGGGAAACTGATATATTTTGTGAAGTTTAGTTGCCTGCGACAATAACGTGCCGAGTAATTTAAGTAAATAtgcaatcaaaatttaaaaaatgtaaaataacatCCATGTAAAATATGTAGCGAAGCTGGTATGTTCAAGAATCAATTCATGCACGAGAAGATTTTGCACTCCTGATTCACGCCAATATGCCACTTCGTCTTCAGGTTATTCAGGTTAATTCCCCATacaaaataagggaaaaaaaagaagtagaaaTCTGAATAAgaaccaacaaaaattcaatACAGCTCAGTATATAAGATCTATTGACAGAAAAGATGATAAAAGAAGACAGTTAGAAGTGATCGAGAAGAAGATTTGTGAAATGGCGCCAGGCATGAGTACTAATATATTGCCGGGGGTGTTCAAGCCGTAACAAGTGGAAAATTAACGTTAACAGTTGCCAGAGAGCGAACAAactgttggggggggggggagaagtgTCCTCTTTATGTTCTTTATCCATAAGTCCTTGAGTTCTATCGCTGGTTTCATTTATCGTTTAGCACTTTTTTCTATCATTTGTATCCCCCCAGCAAAATTCCCACTTGCTTTCATTTGCTTCAAGTTTTCTAAACATTTATCCGGTGTGCATAAAGATGGATAAATGAATCAGATAACTGATCAAGAAGTAAACTGTCTTTTTTACTGCAGAGTGAAGATTTTATTGGGAGCTGTGTATTTTGGCAAATAGGACTTCCACAGAAAACGTGGTTAACGCGTGGGTGCGTGCGTGTGGAACACGAATCAAACGCGCGAGTTACCACATGCGAGTGTGATCACCTGACAATCTTCGCAGTGTTAATGTACAACAAACcggtaaaaaaattatttttttgattcCCCTGCAGCTCCAGGAATATGAGCTTAAGTTTAGAACAAATATCTATATTGCAGTTTatttatcactattattattattattattactattattattattattattacatgctGTACCCTGTCGCCAAGAATTCTCGAGTGGCGAAAGAGGCGGGACCCTTGGGACGATTTTGTGTCAGAAAGAAGTCCAGACGGGTCTTCCGTGGAGGCAAGCGTGATCACGCAGCTGCGTTGAAGTGACCTTCCCTAATACAAAATGGTTACTGACAACCATAATACGAGCCGTATATTTCCGAATTCCAATAGCTTTAATTTCTTCATGCTACAGTAGAGACCGCGAAATAAGCAAGGAAGTGATGGACTGTACAACAAAATACCTTTCGCAGCGTGCATTACGCACTATGGCACAGGGAATACAAAATCGTTTTTCTCTTGAAACTTTGTTATTCTCTTTTCTAGGTCAACTCTCACCACGAACTGTACTTGAAGTCTATCGCCACCATAGGCTGCGCATGCTCTTTGCTGTTTCTACTGCTGACCTTCATGTTAATAGCATGCCTTTGGAAGTATTTGAAGAGCCCGCGAGTGAAAATGATATTACATTTGTGCATTGCTATCGCCGCGACTTGCATTTTAATCATGATCAATGAGAACTTTCACCTTGAGgaggtaaatatttttaactCAAGTTTTCTTTATCAGCATTATATTGGTACTATCCTCTCACTCACCTCCctactttaaaaaaaggctATTTCAAAACTTTCTCGAAATTTCTGGAGTTAGTCCTTACCAGAGGAAACAAAATTCTTCATGACATTTACCAATCAAGTAGAtaaagagttttaaaaagttaTGTTGAACTCATCGTAGGTTTATTGCTTCTTCTTCAGTTTCGGGGTGATCTCCGCCGTTACAGATGATGAGATCTCCagatgacgtaatacaaaacaTTAAACGGGCACTACACAATACTCACACCACATGAGAAAGTGTTACCAACACCCAGAAACACTCAACATCCCAATGGGCCATTTGGAAGGCTTTTTCAGACACCGACTAAAtctctttgttattttctttcagCCGCAAGAATTATTACTTCCACTTATAAAAACGGAACAAATTACAAATTCTTCTCTTTTCATGCTCATACTAGTAACCCTTGGATATGTTCTTTCTCGGTGGCACCACCTCATTTGTTTCCCTGGCGACTGACCATTCAACTAGAATAGCGGCTGCCGTTGTTATAAGAATCAGATTGAACTTAAGATCCTTTTACCCTGGCCTTTAAGCCTTTCAGCCCCAATATTCacataaaatttaatattaatatcattaCACGTGGCCAAATGACAAACTGCCCTCTCTAAAACGCTCCTTTTCGCGGGCCAAATGGCAAAGTGCGGGCTGTAAATGGAATTTGCAGCCCGCAACATGATTTCATGTTAAACAATCTGTCCTCATGAAATAATTTGTACGATGTGGCCACTtgtattgataataatgataatcacaTGACTTTTGTCGGGCATATAGTTTATTTGTGTCCCTCGTAGCATCATTTGCACCCTCGTTCCGCTCGAACGCAAAGGATGCTACTCGGGCCACAAATAAACTATTTGCCCTCCAAAAGTCATGTGATTGTCCTATTCTCTAGTCTCATTGAGaggatttgataaaagatctAAACAGTTACCCTTGTGGTGATTGTTTTATCAGTTCTCATAGTTGATCAGTATGCATTGATATTCTATAGGAGAACTGATGctggtagcctgcgtggcagtcTTTTCCGTTTCCTTTCATAAGCCAGGCAAGAACGCAAGACGCGCGAGGAGAAACAAAGAGGCGGTCACTCTGGGATTTAACGGGTTAACAGTCACTTTATGTTTGTTACTTGACAGGTTTGGTGTACAGTCATGGCGGCGTCACTTCATTATTTTCTCCTGTGTGTGTTCACATGGATGTTCAACCATGGGGTCCTGCTTTATTTACTCATCATAAAAACGGAACTGGGAGATAAACTTCATTCAAAGATGAAGTGGTTTTACACTTTTGGATGGGGTAAGAAAAAAGTTAACGTCAATTAAGGTCATCTTTCCCGTTTTCTCAGAGGCTCGACGGAGCGTTATTGGATTTTCGCTGTGCGAGGTAAATGAAGGCGCGAAAACTCAGTGAAAGATCGAACCTGCCAACTCAAACCAAAAAGCCTCTTTGAGCTTCTGCGGAGGAAGTACACGGCATTATATTTGCACAGTGACGTTGCTTTACTTACCACCGTATCTTAGTCAGTTTGTAAATGCCCTTTAGCTATCTTGCCCATTTtgttcttgtcaaaaaatgaagGCAAGTGAACTGACAAAAATTCTAGTAGATGCCACGCGTAACTGAAACAATGGAGATAATTGGTATCACAGGAAGGCggtaagcaaaagaaaaagcatTTCTCGCCAGCTCATTCAACGTCCCTTCGTCCTTTGCTTCTTAATTTGCGTAATTCAGAGACACCTGAATAACGTGGCCAGGTGCATAACTATAAGAAATACATGTTGCGTTCTCTTTCAAACTGAAATCGATAGAAACAGTGTTTGGTAAAACTGATGGAATGTTGGTCATAGGGTACGAGAGAACCAAGATAAACTGGAATGGtttccattattctctcttgacagAACTTAGTTAATTTAAATATTGAAAGTGAAGGGAGAAAGGAAgtgaacaaaaggaaagaagaaatcAGTAAAGTTTAACGTTATTCAAATCTTGATtataaaacaaagctttctctattttaataaagaaattgttttttccAGTGTATCAGtaagttacaaaatatattaaacaattCCACAACAATTTCCATGGTGTatactcttatcgaccatagtAATGATGTCAACATGTTCAAAACTCACGTGGAAACACgtcgag encodes:
- the LOC140926285 gene encoding adhesion G protein-coupled receptor L3-like, translated to MRMELLGCPSVGAPIDGGLGEWSQWSQCKPPGIASRTRLCNRPPPAREVQSCQGHVFEAQFCLFPGITGKDNITLSNVTTNPSPPTRSYNKIVSLEKEIDELLKGNSSANVSSFINSLANATNPGNEITLTAKELSASVKMLVQLVNYNSLVNNSAVNTITDQQNIVQVASNLLEEENTPTWLYLQESRSNVTDDLLKAMDDFGSQVGSQLDTGLENSTYVVISKQNIVFRVDLLTTRKKLSMDLSHYGAKVFLPGEVFASNSATQASTIVYKTLNNILTLEKEGAKNEEKNGRTKFKSGSSIVSATILPRPVTPMRKPIKFVFYHKNKSEDFIGSCVFWQIGLPQKTWLTRGCVRVEHESNARVTTCECDHLTIFAVLMYNKPVNSHHELYLKSIATIGCACSLLFLLLTFMLIACLWKYLKSPRVKMILHLCIAIAATCILIMINENFHLEEVWCTVMAASLHYFLLCVFTWMFNHGVLLYLLIIKTELGDKLHSKMKWFYTFGWGFPITIVGMTFIVTFIVTGIEKYGAENCWLTLEHNLLYCAFVAPAAIIVLVNSVLFIMLLCRINRASKFSESMTRVQHVKAWLRRSLILLPVLGITWSFGLLTFISSTIVFHYLFTIFNSLQGFVIFFNFCVLDSEVRARVVGTLCKKEHTSAGSVISKAVAEPISTEDNVQKNNHLQAPAVNFLTAVPIRIQGIENRQFFNTDEYQLTLERKEPKVQTWMTSSYL